One region of Candidatus Polarisedimenticolaceae bacterium genomic DNA includes:
- a CDS encoding O-antigen ligase family protein gives MTPDLLRRLIRFGVASLIVITPLPFGSVQSGWVLAIELVAAALGLLAILLIGRDETARASVPRGALLICAGVIALGIFQIIPWPFSIAEKFNPTAELMRPLIPYLGLDHPPAVTWSVAAPETTDALLRFVAYVLIGLAAAVAYDTSRSRRRFAVVLVGAAVFQAVYGSGEYLSGHQHIFGFAKKYYLDSATGTFINRNHMATMLAMALPFALVLALPGDGGSSRRERSWRERLVATGDGGGLRRLLAVGASAVIWMGLLLSHSRAGLLAALVAAGIVLVRFRGVRAARWSAAIGAAVLLILLSAELTQAPGERFFTVKDDMQSKGGRLTVWRDSMGLVKQRPLLGWGFGTFESAFPTVQSEGIDLLYDHAHDEWVEWTTEGGALALGAAAGLLIVSLRATRNSGAGRSFDVAFSVACRAAIVAVALHAIWDFSLRMPAVAVALGAVVALAPNQTARSGSEQVGMRRMRSA, from the coding sequence GTGACCCCCGACCTCCTTCGCCGTCTCATCCGTTTCGGCGTCGCGTCCCTCATCGTCATCACCCCGCTCCCGTTCGGCTCGGTGCAATCCGGATGGGTGCTCGCGATCGAGCTCGTCGCCGCTGCTCTCGGCTTGCTGGCGATCCTGCTCATCGGCCGCGACGAGACGGCGCGTGCCTCCGTCCCGCGCGGTGCGTTATTGATTTGCGCCGGTGTGATCGCCCTCGGGATCTTCCAGATCATCCCGTGGCCGTTCTCGATCGCGGAGAAGTTCAACCCCACGGCCGAGCTCATGAGGCCGCTCATCCCCTACCTCGGCCTCGACCATCCGCCGGCGGTTACGTGGAGCGTCGCCGCGCCGGAGACGACCGACGCCTTGCTCCGCTTCGTCGCCTACGTGCTCATCGGGCTGGCGGCCGCCGTCGCCTACGACACCTCCCGATCGCGACGGCGGTTCGCCGTCGTCCTCGTCGGCGCCGCCGTCTTCCAGGCCGTCTACGGCTCGGGCGAGTACCTCTCGGGGCACCAGCACATCTTCGGCTTCGCGAAGAAGTACTACCTCGATTCGGCGACGGGGACGTTCATCAACCGCAACCACATGGCGACGATGCTCGCGATGGCGCTGCCGTTTGCGCTGGTGCTCGCGCTTCCCGGCGACGGAGGTTCCTCGCGGCGAGAGCGTTCTTGGCGAGAGCGTTTGGTTGCGACTGGCGACGGCGGTGGACTGCGGAGGTTATTGGCGGTCGGAGCGTCGGCCGTCATCTGGATGGGCCTGCTCCTCTCACATTCGCGCGCCGGACTCCTGGCCGCGCTCGTCGCCGCGGGGATCGTGCTCGTGAGGTTTCGCGGAGTACGGGCGGCGCGCTGGTCGGCAGCGATCGGCGCCGCCGTCCTCCTGATCCTGCTCTCGGCCGAGCTGACCCAGGCGCCGGGCGAGCGCTTCTTCACCGTGAAGGACGACATGCAGTCGAAGGGTGGCCGCCTTACTGTGTGGCGCGACTCAATGGGCCTCGTGAAGCAGCGCCCCCTCCTCGGCTGGGGCTTCGGTACGTTCGAGAGCGCCTTCCCCACAGTCCAGTCGGAGGGGATCGATCTTCTCTACGACCACGCTCATGACGAGTGGGTGGAATGGACGACGGAGGGTGGCGCGCTGGCCTTGGGAGCGGCCGCCGGCCTCCTGATCGTTTCGCTACGGGCGACGAGAAACTCGGGCGCTGGGCGATCGTTCGATGTAGCGTTCAGCGTCGCGTGTCGCGCGGCGATCGTCGCCGTGGCTCTGCATGCGATCTGGGATTTTTCGCTGAGAATGCCGGCGGTCGCCGTTGCGCTTGGAGCTGTGGTCGCACTAGCGCCAAACCAGACGGCGCGCTCAGGTTCGGAGCAGGTAGGAATGCGCAGGATGCGATCTGCATAG
- a CDS encoding tetratricopeptide repeat protein has protein sequence MLRWLGIVAIGSFACAAVLGHRYGEVSITSSQSECSFVGPKGWALRATADRSLKEAVGSLERSEKDSPLGAYTQKLTQAQGLLRCAIRADVVDGRAMRALSMTQLELETVQEPSRPVGYADLLEIAQQSRPRDGAFQIDIASTYLRIGDVDVASPILRSVVAAKPALGQRAVAALDEAGVDPREIARTLGDAPEVLYALEGPFTAHGMTDAFIDELGRSVSAAPGAVIDFYGDVCERNGQWSRALATLGSMTPLRNPVADAARLAVIARADLALGNPEEAERHAYDAVQASPQNARYKELLADCSARLGRDDAAIDALTKSLSTALATGTSAGQRGRLYRKLGEVYERKGEGDRAYDAYRRALELVPGDPIATQRLSHITNEKVPQQ, from the coding sequence ATGTTGCGTTGGCTTGGTATCGTCGCGATTGGTAGCTTTGCTTGTGCAGCGGTGCTAGGTCATCGCTATGGCGAAGTCTCAATTACCTCATCCCAAAGCGAGTGTTCCTTCGTGGGACCAAAGGGCTGGGCGCTGCGGGCGACCGCAGATCGCTCGTTGAAGGAGGCGGTGGGTTCATTGGAGCGCTCCGAAAAGGATTCACCGTTGGGCGCATACACGCAGAAACTGACCCAAGCACAGGGTCTTCTTCGCTGCGCCATTCGTGCGGACGTTGTCGATGGTCGGGCCATGCGCGCTCTTTCCATGACCCAACTGGAGCTCGAGACCGTTCAGGAACCCTCCCGGCCCGTCGGATATGCCGATCTCTTGGAGATCGCGCAGCAGAGTCGCCCGCGCGACGGCGCGTTCCAAATCGACATCGCGAGCACCTACCTCCGGATAGGAGATGTCGACGTGGCTTCGCCAATTCTCCGCAGCGTCGTAGCCGCGAAACCTGCCCTTGGTCAGCGCGCCGTCGCCGCACTCGATGAGGCCGGAGTCGATCCTCGGGAAATCGCGCGCACCTTGGGAGATGCTCCCGAGGTGCTCTACGCTCTGGAAGGGCCATTCACCGCTCATGGAATGACGGATGCGTTCATCGATGAGTTGGGTCGCTCGGTGTCCGCGGCGCCGGGAGCTGTGATCGACTTTTACGGCGACGTCTGCGAACGTAATGGTCAATGGTCGCGCGCACTCGCTACGCTGGGTTCGATGACTCCGCTTCGCAACCCAGTCGCCGACGCCGCCCGGCTCGCCGTCATAGCCCGGGCAGACCTCGCTCTCGGTAATCCGGAGGAGGCGGAACGCCATGCGTACGACGCCGTGCAGGCCTCGCCACAAAATGCTCGTTACAAGGAGCTACTCGCGGACTGCTCGGCCCGACTAGGCCGAGACGATGCGGCCATCGACGCTCTCACGAAGAGCCTCTCAACGGCTCTCGCCACTGGCACGTCGGCGGGTCAGCGTGGACGACTGTACAGAAAACTCGGTGAAGTCTACGAGCGCAAGGGGGAAGGCGACCGGGCTTACGACGCGTACCGTCGAGCACTCGAGCTCGTTCCTGGGGACCCAATCGCGACGCAACGGCTCAGCCACATTACGAACGAGAAGGTTCCCCAACAATGA
- a CDS encoding glycosyltransferase — protein MARQIAAVQRLGVDVSTAEINGPPKLKYLTILPTIVKKAKAVDLVHAHFGYSGWVALAQRSRPVVISFMGNDLLGKTIGSGRRSIGSALSIALNQMAARLASSAIVKSAEMASMLEGVDPFVIPNGVDLDAFAPIDREEARRRLGWPTDRLIALFPGNPDFPNKGYSVFAGAAATAADILGQPVETRVLWGIQPDLVPIVMSATDALVLASQTEGSPNVVKEALACELPVVATRVGDVPWLLDGAEGCFLTDREPGPMGRALARALSCGRLNCGRRILRERGLDDASVARRIVAVYDGVLKKVSA, from the coding sequence GTGGCTCGCCAGATCGCAGCCGTCCAACGACTCGGGGTCGATGTATCCACCGCAGAAATCAACGGGCCGCCGAAGCTCAAGTACCTGACAATACTCCCGACGATCGTCAAGAAAGCGAAAGCTGTCGACTTGGTCCATGCGCACTTTGGCTACTCGGGCTGGGTAGCGCTTGCGCAGCGGTCTCGGCCGGTCGTCATCTCATTCATGGGCAATGATCTTCTCGGGAAGACGATAGGAAGCGGTCGCCGCTCGATCGGAAGCGCGCTCTCGATTGCGCTGAATCAGATGGCCGCACGGCTCGCATCGAGCGCGATCGTCAAGTCGGCTGAGATGGCGTCGATGTTGGAAGGAGTCGACCCGTTCGTCATCCCAAACGGAGTGGATCTCGATGCGTTCGCTCCCATCGATCGGGAGGAAGCTCGGCGGCGCCTGGGTTGGCCGACGGACAGACTTATCGCTCTCTTCCCAGGAAACCCCGACTTCCCAAACAAGGGTTATTCCGTCTTTGCGGGCGCAGCCGCCACGGCCGCAGACATTCTCGGTCAACCGGTTGAGACGAGAGTTCTGTGGGGAATCCAGCCCGATCTTGTTCCAATCGTGATGTCGGCGACAGACGCGTTGGTTCTAGCGTCGCAGACAGAAGGTTCGCCCAACGTCGTCAAGGAGGCGCTCGCCTGCGAACTTCCCGTCGTCGCGACGCGCGTGGGTGATGTGCCATGGCTTCTGGACGGTGCGGAAGGGTGCTTCTTGACCGATCGTGAACCTGGGCCGATGGGCAGAGCGCTCGCACGCGCGCTCAGCTGTGGGCGCCTGAACTGCGGCCGACGAATCTTGCGGGAGAGAGGACTTGACGACGCGAGCGTCGCCAGACGAATCGTCGCCGTTTATGATGGCGTGCTCAAGAAGGTGTCGGCGTGA
- a CDS encoding DUF362 domain-containing protein — translation MRPVVALARDPAATYPLRTPFDPHVKYPEMASTTWAAHTADEPNAPYALVRECLRHLGLDAERFGTPTWNPLQTIVSQGSRVVIKPNFVLHERGAQRGRHCLVTHASVLRAVIDYVLLAGGRSCRIAIVDAPLQQAEFDALLRDSGMNEVIAHYRANAGIEIETIDLRRTRVAVDEHRVIRSQHSLPGDPRGYAIVRLNRSSALEPITREDTRFAVTDYDKSEMTKHHGRGRHEYLISRSVLEADTFINVPKLKTHQKVGVTLALKNLVGINGSKDWLPHYRPGAPASGGDEFPSRNVVSSLHSRVRAALQGRSPRAMRTAQAIWHAYRRWLEPERAPGDQETGNRTLSGAWYGNDTTWRMVLDLNRALFHASPDGSMEARRTFRYLALIDGIVGGDGDGPLSPHPRHAGLIAASSDPVALDRVCAAIMGFDPDRMPMLREALRSSPFPITTLDGAQGPEVRAGSGDWSEWNLGFRPAPGWTGQVERPATDTVGARAAR, via the coding sequence ATGAGACCTGTCGTCGCCTTGGCGCGCGATCCCGCAGCGACGTATCCTCTGCGGACGCCGTTCGACCCGCATGTGAAGTATCCGGAGATGGCTTCGACGACTTGGGCGGCGCACACCGCCGACGAGCCGAATGCGCCCTACGCTCTCGTCCGAGAGTGCCTGCGGCATCTTGGGCTCGACGCCGAACGCTTCGGAACCCCTACGTGGAATCCCCTGCAAACCATCGTTTCCCAGGGGTCGCGCGTCGTCATCAAACCGAACTTCGTCCTTCACGAGCGCGGTGCACAACGCGGCCGCCATTGCCTCGTCACGCACGCCTCCGTTCTGCGAGCGGTTATCGATTATGTCTTACTGGCCGGAGGGAGGTCGTGCCGAATCGCGATCGTCGACGCGCCGTTGCAGCAAGCGGAGTTCGACGCGCTCCTCCGAGATTCCGGAATGAACGAGGTCATCGCGCACTATCGTGCGAACGCCGGCATCGAGATCGAGACGATCGACCTTCGTCGCACCCGCGTGGCCGTCGACGAGCACCGCGTCATTCGCTCACAACATTCACTGCCGGGAGATCCGCGCGGCTATGCGATCGTTCGGCTTAACCGGTCTAGCGCCCTCGAGCCGATTACAAGAGAGGACACGCGGTTTGCGGTTACCGACTATGACAAATCCGAGATGACGAAGCATCACGGTCGGGGCCGCCATGAGTATCTGATTTCCCGGTCCGTCCTCGAGGCAGATACGTTCATCAACGTCCCGAAACTCAAGACCCATCAGAAGGTCGGGGTGACGCTGGCGTTGAAGAACCTCGTCGGCATCAACGGCAGTAAGGATTGGCTGCCGCACTATCGTCCCGGCGCACCGGCTTCGGGCGGCGACGAGTTTCCGTCTCGAAACGTCGTGAGCTCCCTCCACAGCCGTGTTCGAGCGGCGTTGCAGGGCCGGAGTCCGCGCGCCATGCGGACTGCGCAAGCAATTTGGCATGCGTACCGACGCTGGCTGGAACCTGAGCGTGCCCCGGGTGATCAGGAAACGGGAAATCGGACGCTCAGCGGCGCTTGGTACGGAAACGACACCACTTGGCGGATGGTCCTCGATCTCAACCGCGCACTCTTCCATGCTTCACCCGACGGATCAATGGAGGCGCGGCGGACATTTCGCTATCTGGCACTGATCGATGGCATCGTCGGGGGCGATGGTGACGGGCCGCTCTCGCCACACCCGAGGCATGCCGGACTCATCGCGGCGAGTTCCGATCCCGTCGCCCTCGACCGTGTTTGCGCTGCCATCATGGGATTCGACCCGGACCGGATGCCAATGCTCCGCGAGGCGCTCAGATCTTCGCCGTTCCCGATCACGACACTCGACGGCGCGCAGGGGCCGGAAGTGCGGGCCGGGTCGGGCGACTGGTCGGAATGGAACCTCGGCTTTCGGCCGGCCCCCGGATGGACCGGGCAGGTTGAGCGGCCGGCTACGGATACGGTCGGCGCCCGCGCCGCCCGCTAA
- the asnB gene encoding asparagine synthase (glutamine-hydrolyzing), which yields MCGICGVFNYRTRRPADPRLLQSMTDAMVHRGPDDDGLFIDGDAGLGMRRLSIIDLAGGRQPISNEDGTIHIVVNGEIYNFRELRNELEANGHVFKTRSDSEIPLHAYEEWGLECLARLNGMFGLAIWDSRSRRLVVARDPFGIKPLYVRDTGSELSFASEIRAILADPSVERSVDPEGLELFFTFRFVPSPWTAFRGIKKLRPGHAMVVEDGKVRVHRFHRTRRIDLSAVRTDEIVEELAARLTAAVDRQRVADVPVGVLLSGGVDSTALVTIMRHVLGRAPQTFTVGFDGAFDRDERAAAHATAARLGAEHHDVVLSATDYAGALARSARLLEEPIATSSTLPLMEVCRLAREHVKVVLTGQGADEPFAGYPRHFGERWGGLVRSIPSLLRSTVLLPLVDRLPRNERLKRAVHGLAESSAAARLRAVYSTLNGEARARLLKDGGRGERAAEEAVGYWQADVADQDGLAQMLYVDARFSLPDNLLMYTDKMSMAVSLEARVPFLDLDLMSYAESIPTRLKIRGRSGKWVLKRAMARWLPPAYASRPKIAFETPLSEWLRGGQLADVEERLSSSGSACSEFARPEEIRSLFTLHRNGRRDLHWQLFTLISFEMWHEAFIGGSRPGPCGASTLREESRST from the coding sequence ATGTGCGGCATTTGCGGCGTCTTCAACTACCGGACACGACGCCCCGCCGACCCCCGCCTCCTTCAGTCGATGACCGATGCAATGGTCCACAGGGGGCCCGACGACGACGGGTTGTTCATCGATGGCGATGCGGGTCTCGGCATGCGTCGGCTCAGCATCATCGATCTCGCGGGCGGTCGCCAACCGATCTCCAACGAGGACGGCACCATTCACATCGTCGTGAACGGGGAGATCTACAACTTCAGGGAACTCCGCAACGAGCTGGAAGCGAATGGCCACGTCTTCAAGACGCGTTCGGATAGCGAAATCCCGCTGCACGCCTACGAGGAATGGGGACTCGAGTGTCTCGCGCGCTTGAACGGAATGTTCGGTCTTGCGATCTGGGATTCGAGGTCCCGGCGGCTCGTGGTTGCTCGAGATCCATTCGGGATCAAGCCACTTTACGTGAGGGACACAGGAAGCGAGCTGTCCTTTGCCTCGGAAATTCGGGCCATTCTCGCGGATCCATCCGTGGAACGATCAGTCGACCCTGAAGGGCTCGAACTTTTTTTCACGTTTCGCTTCGTGCCTTCGCCGTGGACCGCCTTCCGCGGCATCAAGAAGCTTCGTCCCGGTCACGCAATGGTCGTCGAGGACGGCAAGGTCCGCGTTCACCGGTTTCATCGCACGCGAAGAATCGATCTCTCCGCTGTTCGGACGGATGAGATCGTCGAGGAACTGGCGGCACGTCTCACAGCCGCGGTCGACCGCCAGCGAGTAGCGGACGTGCCGGTTGGAGTCCTTCTCAGTGGGGGCGTTGACTCTACCGCGCTCGTGACAATCATGCGTCACGTCCTCGGTCGAGCACCTCAGACGTTTACCGTCGGATTCGATGGGGCTTTCGATCGCGATGAGCGCGCTGCCGCTCATGCCACCGCTGCGCGCCTCGGTGCGGAACATCACGATGTCGTGCTCTCGGCGACGGACTATGCAGGTGCGCTGGCACGATCGGCGCGTTTGTTGGAAGAGCCAATCGCCACGTCGTCGACCCTCCCACTGATGGAGGTCTGCCGGCTCGCGCGTGAACACGTGAAGGTGGTTCTCACGGGGCAGGGGGCGGATGAGCCTTTCGCCGGCTACCCGAGGCATTTCGGTGAGCGATGGGGCGGACTGGTCCGAAGTATCCCGTCACTGTTGCGGTCGACAGTCCTCCTTCCACTCGTGGATCGACTGCCGCGTAACGAGAGACTGAAGCGGGCCGTACATGGACTGGCCGAGAGCTCCGCCGCCGCGCGGCTTCGCGCCGTCTATTCGACCTTGAATGGCGAAGCTCGGGCACGTCTTCTGAAGGATGGCGGGCGGGGCGAGCGCGCCGCGGAAGAAGCCGTGGGCTACTGGCAGGCCGATGTCGCGGACCAGGACGGGCTTGCGCAGATGCTCTACGTCGACGCTCGATTTTCTCTGCCCGACAATCTCCTCATGTACACCGACAAGATGTCGATGGCGGTCTCCCTTGAGGCGAGAGTACCGTTCCTCGATCTCGATCTAATGAGTTACGCGGAGAGCATCCCCACCCGGCTCAAGATCCGGGGTCGATCTGGTAAGTGGGTGTTGAAGCGCGCGATGGCTCGCTGGTTACCCCCGGCATATGCCAGTCGCCCTAAGATCGCGTTCGAGACACCCCTGTCCGAATGGCTTCGCGGCGGGCAACTGGCCGACGTGGAAGAGCGCCTGTCCTCGTCCGGATCCGCGTGTTCGGAGTTCGCGCGGCCTGAAGAGATTCGGTCTCTCTTCACCTTGCATCGCAATGGGCGTCGAGACCTGCATTGGCAACTTTTCACCCTGATCTCGTTCGAGATGTGGCACGAGGCATTCATCGGAGGCTCGCGGCCGGGGCCTTGCGGTGCCTCGACGCTTCGTGAGGAGTCGAGATCGACTTAG
- a CDS encoding WecB/TagA/CpsF family glycosyltransferase, whose protein sequence is MPSRAFFLGVPLDLLTMDESVERCAALIREGRPVQHVVINAGKCVLMEDDPGVREIVRHCEIVNADGQSVVWGARFLGIKAPERVAGIDLMGRMIERCEREGWPVYLLGAKDEVLAAFVAEARRRHPRLVVAGARNGYFSADQEVGIAETIRNSGARLLLVGISSPKKERFLAEHLPRMGAVLAMGVGGSFDVWAGKTRRAPMWMQKAGLEWFYRFAQEPGRMWRRYLIGNLRFGALVLRARFGARSAE, encoded by the coding sequence ATGCCCTCCCGCGCATTCTTCCTCGGCGTCCCGCTCGATCTCTTGACGATGGATGAGTCGGTCGAGCGGTGCGCGGCGCTCATCCGCGAGGGGCGTCCGGTGCAGCACGTCGTCATCAACGCGGGAAAGTGCGTCCTCATGGAGGACGATCCGGGCGTGCGCGAGATCGTGCGGCATTGCGAGATCGTCAACGCCGACGGTCAGAGTGTCGTGTGGGGGGCGCGCTTCCTCGGCATCAAGGCGCCGGAGCGCGTCGCCGGCATCGACCTCATGGGGCGGATGATCGAGCGGTGCGAGCGCGAGGGCTGGCCGGTCTATCTCCTCGGCGCGAAGGACGAGGTCCTCGCAGCTTTCGTCGCGGAGGCGCGGCGGCGCCATCCCCGGCTCGTCGTCGCCGGCGCGCGGAACGGATACTTCTCCGCCGACCAAGAAGTCGGCATAGCGGAGACGATCCGTAATTCGGGCGCACGTCTCCTGCTGGTCGGGATTTCGAGTCCGAAGAAGGAGCGATTTCTCGCGGAGCATTTGCCGCGGATGGGCGCAGTGTTGGCGATGGGCGTCGGCGGCAGCTTCGACGTTTGGGCCGGAAAGACGCGCCGGGCGCCGATGTGGATGCAGAAGGCCGGCCTCGAGTGGTTCTATCGCTTCGCTCAGGAACCGGGGCGCATGTGGCGGCGTTACCTGATCGGCAACCTCAGGTTCGGTGCTCTCGTGCTTCGTGCGCGGTTCGGAGCGCGATCCGCCGAATGA
- a CDS encoding sugar transferase: MISQRARQASYLLGLVDAMLLVLALLLAFAVRSLIPFPWLRDGLGMDLPVHTWLLTLGIPIYWLLAYGHKLYDPTSLRGKASTTAALLWVFGYLTAILGLAIFIFQVKAYSRAIFFLFLGLGFLLVTATRIAILWFGKHTGRDAADIRNVVIVGTGPEALEMRAKLEAHNELGMRVVGHLPGPFPAPMSVEPEEVVGKLSDLKQILSERVVDDVVFGIPVVEALSCEREIAWCEEVGVTVHLRADLVRTLFARMYPTDLDGTPMLTVSATPRQPAALLLKRTTDLVTSVAALAVLSPVFLVTAILVRLTSPGTIFFRQTRVGLNGRKFTLYKFRSMYRDAETRKAALEHRNEMTGPVFKIKDDPRITPVGKWIRRFSIDEIPQFWNVLKGDMSLVGPRPPIPEEVKKYERWQRRRLSMKPGITCLWQVSGRNGVDFENWMRLDLAYIDTWSLRLDVQILLRTVPVVLTARGAH, encoded by the coding sequence GTGATCAGCCAGCGTGCCAGGCAGGCGTCGTACCTCCTCGGCCTCGTCGACGCGATGCTCTTGGTGCTGGCGCTTCTCCTCGCGTTTGCTGTCCGCTCGCTGATTCCCTTCCCCTGGCTCCGTGACGGTCTAGGGATGGATTTGCCGGTCCACACCTGGCTTCTCACGCTCGGCATCCCGATCTATTGGCTCTTGGCCTACGGGCACAAGCTCTACGACCCCACGTCGCTCCGTGGCAAGGCATCGACGACAGCCGCGCTCCTCTGGGTCTTCGGGTACTTGACGGCAATCCTCGGCCTCGCGATCTTCATCTTCCAGGTCAAGGCATACTCGCGCGCGATCTTCTTCCTGTTCCTGGGCCTCGGCTTTCTGCTCGTAACGGCGACGCGCATCGCGATCCTGTGGTTCGGTAAGCACACCGGCCGCGACGCTGCCGACATCCGCAACGTCGTGATCGTCGGAACGGGCCCCGAGGCGCTCGAGATGCGTGCAAAGCTCGAAGCGCACAACGAGTTGGGGATGCGCGTGGTGGGCCATCTCCCCGGGCCGTTCCCCGCGCCGATGAGCGTCGAGCCCGAGGAGGTCGTCGGAAAGCTGTCGGACCTGAAGCAGATCCTCTCGGAACGCGTCGTTGACGACGTCGTCTTCGGGATCCCCGTCGTCGAGGCGCTCTCGTGCGAGCGCGAGATCGCGTGGTGCGAGGAAGTCGGGGTCACCGTTCACCTGCGTGCCGATCTCGTGCGCACGCTCTTCGCACGGATGTATCCGACCGATCTCGACGGGACGCCGATGCTCACGGTCTCCGCGACGCCACGGCAGCCGGCGGCGCTCCTCTTGAAGCGGACGACGGATCTCGTCACCTCGGTCGCGGCCCTCGCCGTCTTGTCGCCGGTCTTCCTCGTCACCGCGATCCTGGTGAGGCTGACGTCGCCGGGAACGATCTTCTTCCGGCAGACGCGCGTGGGCTTGAACGGGCGCAAGTTCACGCTCTACAAGTTCCGGTCGATGTACCGCGATGCGGAAACACGCAAAGCCGCACTCGAGCACCGAAACGAGATGACTGGGCCGGTGTTCAAGATCAAGGACGATCCGCGCATCACGCCGGTCGGCAAGTGGATCCGCCGCTTCTCGATCGACGAGATCCCGCAGTTCTGGAACGTGCTCAAGGGCGACATGAGTCTCGTGGGCCCCCGGCCTCCGATCCCCGAGGAGGTCAAGAAGTACGAGCGATGGCAGCGCCGGCGCCTCTCGATGAAACCGGGGATCACCTGCCTCTGGCAGGTCTCCGGACGGAACGGCGTGGACTTCGAGAACTGGATGCGTCTGGATCTCGCCTATATCGATACGTGGTCGCTCCGCCTCGACGTCCAGATCCTGCTCCGCACGGTGCCGGTGGTTCTGACGGCGAGGGGCGCGCACTGA
- a CDS encoding TylF/MycF/NovP-related O-methyltransferase, protein MLGLLRSLARAAVRRDDASRFQLLTDFGAKVFPKYRFHWPQMDWWNDAEFNAYLAKIGELPSFNTERKWTLAQLLRLVAHVPGDTAECGVNLGASSYLICRANAASRQEKWHHGFDSFEGLSQPGAQDGSFWKGGDLAVSLETAAANLAGFSRCRLYKGWIPERFPEVAGRSFSFVHVDVDIYEPTKASVEFFYPRLAVGGLLVCDDYGFTTCPGATRSIDEFLKDKPEKMIALADGGGVFIKGVRV, encoded by the coding sequence ATGTTGGGCCTGCTCCGCTCTCTCGCCCGTGCCGCCGTCAGGCGCGACGACGCATCCCGCTTCCAGCTCCTGACCGACTTCGGGGCGAAGGTGTTCCCGAAGTACCGCTTCCACTGGCCGCAGATGGACTGGTGGAACGACGCGGAATTCAACGCCTACCTTGCGAAAATCGGCGAGCTTCCGAGCTTCAACACCGAGCGGAAGTGGACCCTCGCCCAACTCCTGCGCCTCGTGGCCCACGTCCCAGGCGACACTGCCGAATGCGGCGTCAACCTCGGGGCGTCTTCGTACCTGATTTGCCGAGCCAACGCGGCGAGCCGGCAGGAGAAGTGGCATCACGGCTTCGACTCGTTCGAAGGCCTCTCGCAGCCAGGCGCGCAAGACGGCTCATTCTGGAAGGGCGGAGACCTGGCGGTTTCGCTCGAGACCGCCGCCGCGAATCTGGCCGGGTTTTCGCGGTGCCGCCTCTACAAGGGCTGGATCCCTGAGCGGTTCCCGGAGGTCGCCGGCCGGTCGTTCTCCTTCGTCCATGTCGACGTCGACATCTACGAGCCGACAAAAGCGAGCGTCGAGTTCTTCTACCCGCGGTTGGCCGTAGGTGGGCTCCTCGTCTGCGACGACTACGGCTTCACGACGTGCCCCGGCGCGACACGGTCCATCGACGAGTTCCTGAAGGACAAGCCGGAAAAGATGATCGCGCTTGCGGACGGGGGTGGCGTCTTCATCAAGGGCGTGCGGGTGTGA